A genomic stretch from Aedes albopictus strain Foshan chromosome 2, AalbF5, whole genome shotgun sequence includes:
- the LOC134288073 gene encoding uncharacterized protein LOC134288073 has product MHSRTGSECSESEDRVRQWVQDTNNIRVEDALDPQSAEVFDPQRHSTQNYSGRAQVGSSPLVDRSCRNQNRIEEVHERCDRRREPPVQPSSIGRSFVEPYGQRSQQQRRAFREADFQSGNHEEDFEPCSFSRQQLAARQGISKDLPKFSGEFEEWPVFMSMFNSTTNMCGFTNEENLIRLQKSLEGKAYETARSLLMHPSNVPAIMRTLKMRFGQPEAVVHSLIQKVKALPAIREERLETLVEFAVNVQNFCATVDAYELEDYMYNVSLLHQLVNKLPATLKLDWARHRQNLQRVNLATFGNWVYSLAEAASTVVIPVDSEESKPTRNEGRGNKKPNAYVNAHSETVSESSHHLKTVDSDGDQGEHSRALDSKPPALVSVGCVVCKGGCQNASKCKQFLELSRECRWAIVREFKLCRNCLRRHKGGCDAKPCGRNGCTYKHHEMLHRDQNIQQLSGQTTQESSTSRAQVSMQPESAAQIPTHDCNTHQARSNAVLFRYLPVILSGPQGSIHTYAFLDEGSHLSLIDQELADQLKLKGATMPLCLRWTGGTQRCENDSQSVTLEISGTSKAAKKFQLAGVRTVEHLLLPYQTLNVEDMGHQYPHLNGLPIDSYYDVRPRILIGMKHVQFSLVLKSREGNIGEPVAVKTRLGWTVCGGENEESDDVGNLVHYTFHVCSCEQTKDDELHQTVKKHFALESLGITKPDKLLISTEDQWAQDLLKQLTFYDGERYTTGLLWRHNNVRLPDNYSMALRRHQCLERRLAKDPGLAEILHGMITPKDMPECFRKTN; this is encoded by the coding sequence ATGCACAGTCGAACCGGATCTGAGTGCAGTGAATCCGAAGATCGTGTTAGACAGTGGGTTCAAGATACCAACAATATCCGCGTAGAAGATGCATTGGATCCTCAGAGCGCGGAAGTCTTTGATCCGCAGAGGCATTCGACACAGAACTACTCTGGTAGGGCTCAAGTTGGTTCTTCTCCATTGGTGGACCGGTCCTGTAGAAACCAGAACCGAATTGAAGAAGTACATGAGCGATGCGATCGTCGTCGGGAACCTCCCGTCCAACCTTCGTCGATTGGCAGGAGTTTTGTGGAACCATATGGACAACGAAGTCAGCAGCAAAGAAGGGCTTTTCGAGAAGCAGATTTCCAATCTGGGAACCATGAAGAAGATTTCGAGCCCTGTTCGTTTTCCCGTCAGCAATTGGCAGCTCGTCAAGGGATTTCTAAAGATTTACCCAAGTTTTCCGGAGAGTTCGAGGAATGGCCGGTGTTCATGTCAATGTTCAACAGCACTACGAACATGTGCGGCTTTACGAATGAGGAGAACCTTATCCGGCTCCAGAAGTCTTTGGAAGGGAAGGCGTATGAAACGGCGCGGAGCCTACTAATGCATCCGTCGAACGTTCCGGCGATTATGCGTACTCTAAAAATGAGATTCGGTCAACCTGAAGCTGTTGTTCACTCCCTGATTCAGAAGGTGAAGGCCCTTCCAGCGATTCGGGAGGAACGTCTGGAGACGTTAGTGGAGTTCGCAGTTAACGTTCAAAATTTTTGCGCCACGGTAGACGCGTACGAACTTGAGGACTATATGTATAATGTGTCTCTGCTACACCAGCTGGTAAACAAGCTCCCGGCCACGTTGAAACTAGATTGGGCCAGGCATCGACAAAACCTCCAGCGGGTCAACTTGGCGACCTTTGGGAATTGGGTATATTCGTTGGCCGAAGCAGCTAGCACCGTCGTTATTCCGGTCGATTCAGAGGAGTCGAAGCCAACGCGAAACGAAGGACGAGGAAACAAGAAGCCGAACGCATATGTAAACGCACACTCTGAGACTGTATCAGAATCCAGTCATCATCTAAAAACCGTAGACTCCGATGGAGACCAGGGAGAACACAGTCGGGCACTAGACTCAAAACCACCGGCTCTCGTTTCAGTGGGGTGTGTGGTGTGCAAAGGAGGATGCCAAAACGCCTCCAAGTGCAAGCAGTTTCTGGAGCTGTCCCGCGAATGCAGGTGGGCAATTGTAAGAGAATTTAAACTCTGCCGAAATTGTCTACGTCGGCATAAAGGAGGATGCGACGCAAAACCGTGCGGGCGAAATGGATGCACATACAAACACCACGAGATGCTCCATAGGGATCAGAACATCCAACAACTCTCTGGCCAAACCACACAAGAGTCATCTACGTCTCGAGCACAGGTATCCATGCAACCAGAATCTGCGGCACAAATACCAACGCACGACTGCAATACGCATCAAGCGAGGTCAAATGCAGTCCTATTCCGCTACCTACCCGTGATACTCAGCGGACCTCAAGGCTCCATCCACACATACGCGTTCTTGGATGAGGGATCGCATCTAAGTTTGATAGATCAAGAACTGGCGGACCAGCTCAAATTAAAAGGTGCAACGATGCCGCTGTGCCTTCGCTGGACAGGAGGAACACAGCGATGCGAAAATGATTCGCAATCGGTTACCTTGGAGATTTCAGGAACGAGCAAGGCAGCCAAGAAATTTCAACTAGCCGGAGTGAGAACAGTCGAACACCTGTTGCTTCCATATCAGACACTAAATGTGGAAGACATGGGTCATCAATACCCACATCTTAACGGACTTCCCATTGATTCCTATTACGACGTCCGACCAAGAATCCTGATCGGAATGAAGCACGTGCAATTCAGCCTTGTTTTGAAGAGCCGAGAAGGAAACATTGGGGAACCAGTGGCTGTTAAGACACGGTTAGGCTGGACAGTATGCGGTGGAGAAAACGAGGAAAGCGACGACGTAGGGAACCTAGTCCACTATACTTTTCACGTGTGTTCGTGTGAGCAGACAAAAGATGACGAACTGCATCAGACGGTGAAGAAGCACTTTGCCCTAGAAAGCCTCGGTATCACAAAACCGGACAAACTTCTCATCTCCACCGAAGATCAATGGGCTCAAGATTTGTTGAAGCAACTGACTTTCTACGATGGGGAACGATACACGACTGGACTGCTGTGGCGTCACAACAACGTCCGTCTACCAGACAACTACAGTATGGCTTTGCGAAGACACCAGTGTTTGGAAAGGCGCCTTGCCAAGGATCCAGGACTAGCAGAGATACTGCATGGAATGATTACGCCAAAGGATATGCCCGAATGCTTTCGGAAGACGAACTAA